From the genome of Pseudoxanthomonas sp.:
CCCTTTGATCGTGTCACCGAAGGTGATGGCGGGATGCCACCACCCCATCTCCGCTTAGTCGGCCGAAGCGGCCAGCGGCTGTGGCTTGCTCACCAGGTTGTGGATCGCCTGCACCACGACCACCACCACGATGTTGACCGCCAGCGCCAGCAGGCCGGTGTACACGGTGTAGCCGGTATCGCCGAAGGTCAGCGTGTGGACCGGCTTGACCCCATCGCTGATGGCCAGGTACGTGCCAATGGCCAGGCCGCTGAGCATGCCGGTCAGCAGCGCCGGTGCACGGAACCACCTGGTCCACAGGCCGAACGCCATCGACGGCAGGGTCTGGATGATCCACACGCCGCCCAGCAGCTGCAGGTCCAGCGCGAACTTGGTCGGCAGGAACACGATCACGATCAGCGCGCCGACCTTGACCAGCAGCGAGACGACCTTGGCCACCTTGGCTTCACCGGCAGGGGTGACCTGTGGATTGACGTAGGCCTTCCAGAAGTTGCGCGTGAACAGGTTGGAGGCACCAATCGACATCACCGCCGCCGGTACCAGTGCACCGATGGCGATGGCGGCGAACGCGAAGCCGACGAACCACTGCGGGAACAGGCTGTTGAACAGCGCCGGGACCACGTCGTTGTTGGTTTCCACCTTGATCTGCGCGGCGTAGGCCATGTAACCCAGCAGGGCGATCAGGCCCAGCAGCACGGTGTAGGCCGGCAGGAAGATCGCGTTCTTGCGGATCGTGTTGGCGCTCTTGGCCGCGAAGATGCCGGTCAACGTATGCGGATACATGAAGGCCGCCAGCGCCGAACCCAGCGCCAGCGTGGCGTAGGGCAGGAACTGCGAACCCTGCAGGATGACGCCGCTTGCGGGGGGCTTGGGCTTGGCCGCGTAGGCTTCCCTGGCCAGGGAGAACACGTTGTCGTAGCCGCCCAGTTTGATCGGCACCAGCACCACCGCCACCAGCACCACGATGTAGATCATCAGGTCCTTGACGAAGGCGATCAGCGCCGGCGCACGCAGGCCGGCCGAGTAGGTGTACAGCGCAAGGATGATGAAGGCCGCGGCCAATGGGATTTCGCCAGTCAGGCCCAATGCCTTGATCACCACTTCCATGCCCACCAGCTGCAGGGCGATGTAGGGCATCGTGGCGATCACGCCGGTCAGGGCGACCATCAGTTCCAGTGGACGCGACTTGTAGCGCCCCCAGACCACGTCGCCCGCGGTGACATGGCCGTGCTTGTGCGCTTCCTTCCACAGCTTGGGCATCAGCACGAACACGACCGGGTAGACCAGGATCGTGTAGGGCAGGGCGAAGAAGCCGTAGGCGCCAACCGCGTATACCAGCGCCGGTACCGCGATGACGGTATAGGCGGTGTAGAAGTCGCCGCCGACCAGGAACCAGGTGATCCAGGTGCCGAACTTGCGGCCGCCCAGGCCCCATTCGTCCAGGTGCTGCTCGCCGCTGCCGCGCTGCCAGCGCGAGGCCCAGAAGCCCATCACCGTGACTAGCAGGAAGAAGAACGCGAAGACGGCCAGCGCCGTCCAGTGGATCGTGGGCTGTTCCATCATTCTTCCCCGTGGGTCTTGTATTCGTGGCGATAGACCAGCCAGATGATCAGCGAGGTCAACGGGATCCAGAGGAACTGGTACCAGTAGAAGAACGGCAGGTCGAACAGCATCGGGAGCTCCTTGTTGTAGAAGGGCACCCAGAGCAGGCCGATGAACGGCAGCAGCAGGAGGTATTTCATCGCGAGGGGATCCTCGTACTCGAGAGAGAGGGGCCAACCAGGGTCATCGCGCGCGACAAAGCGTTTGCGGCGGCCAT
Proteins encoded in this window:
- a CDS encoding DUF3311 domain-containing protein; protein product: MKYLLLLPFIGLLWVPFYNKELPMLFDLPFFYWYQFLWIPLTSLIIWLVYRHEYKTHGEE
- a CDS encoding sodium:solute symporter family protein, with amino-acid sequence MEQPTIHWTALAVFAFFFLLVTVMGFWASRWQRGSGEQHLDEWGLGGRKFGTWITWFLVGGDFYTAYTVIAVPALVYAVGAYGFFALPYTILVYPVVFVLMPKLWKEAHKHGHVTAGDVVWGRYKSRPLELMVALTGVIATMPYIALQLVGMEVVIKALGLTGEIPLAAAFIILALYTYSAGLRAPALIAFVKDLMIYIVVLVAVVLVPIKLGGYDNVFSLAREAYAAKPKPPASGVILQGSQFLPYATLALGSALAAFMYPHTLTGIFAAKSANTIRKNAIFLPAYTVLLGLIALLGYMAYAAQIKVETNNDVVPALFNSLFPQWFVGFAFAAIAIGALVPAAVMSIGASNLFTRNFWKAYVNPQVTPAGEAKVAKVVSLLVKVGALIVIVFLPTKFALDLQLLGGVWIIQTLPSMAFGLWTRWFRAPALLTGMLSGLAIGTYLAISDGVKPVHTLTFGDTGYTVYTGLLALAVNIVVVVVVQAIHNLVSKPQPLAASAD